GCAGGGCACCAGCAGAGGAGAGGCCCCCACAGACGGATCTGGGATCTGATCTTAGCTTGGAGTAGATCCACACCACCTCTGCCAGCCAGGAAGACACCCCACTGGGAAACACCCTGGGTTTTCTACCGGAGTAAAAGGCTCCTAAGAACAAGGGTAGCAGCTTTCTGTGAGAGAGTCCAGCTCCCTCACCTTCATCTTGAGCCCCAGCTACAGAGGCTACCTGGcaggcatagatagatagatagatagatagatagatagatagatagcatcaGCCCTTCCATTTCGTGCTCGATCGTTGGCATGAAGGAAAAGACCAGAACAGGGGCGGGCTTTGTGTTCTGGAGATTGCCAGCCAAGGGTTACACATTCCTCATAGCACTTTGCCTGGGTTCATGAGACCACGGGGATCCAGTGTGTTTTTGAGCTGCCGCATGGTCTCCACGCCCACGGGGCCCACTTCCTCTTGGAGCAGCTGTCGCTTGCCCAGTCCGATGCCATGTTCTCCAGTGCATGTCCCACCGAGTGCCAGGGCCCGCCTAGGAAGCCAATTGAAGGAACCCCCAGcactcctccctcagcctccgccctccccagcccccaaccctCCCCGGTACAGTCCTCACCTGCCCAGATTTTCTGCAAAGGCCTTGACCCTCCTCTGCTCCTCTGCATCATCTGGGTCGACCAGGAGGATGCAGTGAAAGTTGCCATCACCCACATGCCCAACGATGGCTCCTAGGGGCCCAGAGAACAGTAAGTGTCGCCTCTAGTCTCCTTGCCCAGGCCTTGGCTAACCCCAGCGCCTCCCAGACGGCAGTGAAGTAGAACAAAACCTGTGAGTTTTGAAGCTTTAATCTCCTCCTTGGTCTCTACCAAGATCTCTGGCAGCCGGGAGATGGGTACACACACGTCCGTGGAATAGGCCTGAATCGGAAGGCAAGCCTGTGTGATTCCCCCCATCACCCACTGCCTACCCAAAGTTAAGGGATCACTGTGGTCAAGCCTAGGACCAATCCAAGGGGTCTTGATGTCGCGGAGTGACACATCTGACCCACTGGTCTTCTTCGCTAGCCCAGGTCTTCACTACTCCCCTGGATCTAAGCCTGGACCCCATGCAGGGTCCCAGCAGCCCCACCCTTCTGAACTTCTGCATAATCTGCCCAGCCGTCCCATCTAGCTAGACTGCCTCCTTCCTCTCCATTTCTTCCCCAGGAGGCCCTTCCAATGTTTAGAATTCCTAAGTGCTCAacactatacctgaggctgacttGTGAACTCCTAAGTTTGGAGCAAATTAACAGTTCTTTCTCTCTAGACTCTGGAATAGCTGGGTGCAGTGGTCTATAGCCCCTTGTCCTCACACCCACTCAGCCAGCCCTTGGTGGGCCTCAGTCTTCTCTATGTGAGTGGGTAGATCCCACCTCCAGCCCCAGCTTCAGCTCACCTTACTTCCTGGACTCAGGGCCAAGGCTGCATACCAAGCATTGTGCCGCGCTGCCCAAAGTTCATTGCGCTTTTCGGCCTCCTTGGCCCAGGAGAAGTGAGAGCCACCATTATCCTGAGTGATTGCCTCTGTAGTAGGCACAGAAAGGCTGATGGTTAGACCCCTACACTGGGACAGCCTCAGACCTCACAGCGCCGTGTCCCCGGCGCACCTGTGCGCTGCAGCTGTTCCGCCAGTGTCTGCTGGGAACCGTGGAACTCCAGGAAAAGCGTGGGTGCCACGGGGCAGTTAAGTTTGCTGTGTCTGTTGCAGGCATCCATCATGACATCATCTAGGAACTCTGGAACCAGGGAGAGGGCTGATCAGGTGAGGCCTGGCCTTCTAAGGGGGCCTTTTCGGTGGAACCCACCCCCCTGGCTCACCAATGCGAGCCACGGGCACTGCAGCCTGGAGGATCTGAACTGTGCTGTCCACAGCCGCTTGAACACTGGGGAACGCACAGGTGGCAGCCACCGTTGCTTCCGGCGCAGGGTGCAGGCGCAGGGTGGTTGATGTAATGATGCCCAGGGTCCCCTCAGAGCCCACAAAGAGTCCTGTGAGATTGTAGCCAGCTGCACTCTTCCTGGGCCCAGGAACATACAAGGTAGGTGAGCGCCCAGGCCGTGTGAGCGACTACAACTACAGAAGTCACCATAGCTAGAAGACAGGTTTGGTCTGATCTCCTGCAGCCCCAGATTGTCATCACAGAGTTTGTGGTTTAATGACCCAGAGAGGCCTTGCACAGGGAGAGCCAACTCCAGCTGAGCCTCCAGAGTTGCAGGGTGCTCCTGAGTGTCACTTACCGATCCAATCCAGGAGGCCCTGCAACTGGGTCAGGCAGTGCTCACCTGTAATGGCGGCCCCGGCCTGCGGTGTGAAGCAGCCTGCCGTCAGGCAGCACTACCTCCAGGTTAATCACGTTGTCCCGCATGGTTCCATAGCGCACAGCATTGGTGCCCGAGGCCCCGGTGGCTGCCATGCCACACAGAGAAGCATCTGCGCCTGGGTCTAGAGAATGAAATGCTGGAGAGGGCAACTGCAGAGGCCCTTTCCCTCTTGTGGGAAAGATGGGGCCCTGTGAAATCCCTCAGACCA
The Mus musculus strain C57BL/6J chromosome 8, GRCm38.p6 C57BL/6J genome window above contains:
- the Ldhd gene encoding probable D-lactate dehydrogenase, mitochondrial, whose product is MAMLLRVATQRLSPWRSFCSRGSQGGLSQDFVEALKAVVGSPHVSTASAVREQHGHDESMHRCQPPDAVVWPQNVDQVSRVASLCYNQGVPIIPFGTGTGVEGGVCAVQGGVCINLTHMDQITELNTEDFSVVVEPGVTRKALNTHLRDSGLWFPVDPGADASLCGMAATGASGTNAVRYGTMRDNVINLEVVLPDGRLLHTAGRGRHYRKSAAGYNLTGLFVGSEGTLGIITSTTLRLHPAPEATVAATCAFPSVQAAVDSTVQILQAAVPVARIEFLDDVMMDACNRHSKLNCPVAPTLFLEFHGSQQTLAEQLQRTEAITQDNGGSHFSWAKEAEKRNELWAARHNAWYAALALSPGSKAYSTDVCVPISRLPEILVETKEEIKASKLTGAIVGHVGDGNFHCILLVDPDDAEEQRRVKAFAENLGRRALALGGTCTGEHGIGLGKRQLLQEEVGPVGVETMRQLKNTLDPRGLMNPGKVL